A part of Quatrionicoccus australiensis genomic DNA contains:
- the pncC gene encoding nicotinamide-nucleotide amidase: protein MNELEILAERLGTSLLARGEWLTAAESCTGGWLAQSVTAIAGSSGWFERGFVTYSNAAKVDMLGVPETTLERHGAVSEATARVMAQGALAHSRADWAVAITGIAGPGGGTPEKPVGTVCFAWAGKEGACIAQTCHFVGERAAVREQAVRHALLGLQSCLDAAISVA from the coding sequence ATGAACGAACTTGAAATCCTCGCCGAGCGACTCGGCACAAGCCTGCTGGCGCGCGGTGAATGGCTGACCGCGGCCGAGTCCTGTACCGGTGGCTGGCTGGCCCAGTCGGTGACGGCGATTGCCGGCAGTTCCGGCTGGTTCGAACGCGGTTTCGTGACCTACTCGAATGCCGCCAAGGTCGACATGCTGGGCGTGCCGGAAACGACGCTGGAACGGCACGGCGCTGTTTCGGAAGCGACGGCGCGGGTGATGGCGCAGGGCGCGCTGGCTCACAGCCGGGCCGACTGGGCGGTGGCGATTACCGGCATCGCCGGGCCGGGCGGCGGCACGCCGGAAAAGCCGGTCGGCACGGTCTGTTTTGCCTGGGCCGGCAAGGAAGGGGCTTGCATCGCGCAGACCTGCCATTTCGTCGGCGAGCGGGCAGCGGTGCGCGAACAGGCGGTGCGGCACGCCCTGCTCGGTCTGCAATCCTGCCTGGATGCAGCCATCAGCGTGGCTTGA
- a CDS encoding DEAD/DEAH box helicase, whose translation MTFASLGLAAPLLQALETLGYKTPTPIQEKAIPAVLAGRDLMAAAQTGTGKTAGFALPILQRLSEAEDKVTSNSIRALVLVPTRELAEQVHASFRQYGEHLPVSTYAAYGGVSINPQMMRLRRGVDVLVATPGRLLDLFRQNALKFKQVQTLVLDEADRMLDLGFAQELSTVFAALPKQRQTLLFSATFSDEIRSLAKGRLRDPLSIEVSPRNSTVKAVKQWVVPVDKKRKPELFLRLLKDRKWGQVLVFVKTKKGADELVATLLAKKIPADAIHGDKPQASRQRALDSFKAGEVQILVATDVAARGIDIDDLPQVINFDLPIVAEDYIHRIGRTGRAGASGEAISLVCADEAPLLAAIETLTKQTLSRDEEPGFEPDHRVPMTNGAGQLVKKPKKPKVPGGRAGKGVPSNWVGFDDAPAKGGRRGSGRPATGGKKPAAKR comes from the coding sequence ATGACCTTTGCCTCCCTCGGCCTCGCCGCCCCGCTCCTGCAGGCTCTTGAAACGCTCGGCTACAAGACGCCGACACCGATCCAGGAAAAGGCCATTCCCGCCGTGCTCGCCGGCCGCGACCTGATGGCGGCGGCGCAGACCGGCACCGGCAAGACGGCTGGCTTCGCGCTGCCCATCCTGCAGCGCCTGAGCGAGGCCGAAGACAAGGTCACCAGCAATTCGATCCGCGCCCTCGTCCTGGTGCCGACCCGCGAACTGGCCGAGCAGGTGCATGCCAGCTTCCGCCAGTACGGCGAACATCTGCCGGTCAGCACCTACGCGGCCTACGGCGGCGTCAGCATCAACCCGCAGATGATGCGCCTGCGCCGCGGTGTCGATGTGCTGGTCGCCACCCCCGGCCGCCTGCTCGACCTCTTCCGCCAGAACGCACTGAAGTTCAAGCAGGTGCAGACACTGGTCCTCGACGAGGCCGACCGCATGCTCGACCTCGGTTTTGCGCAGGAGCTGTCCACCGTTTTCGCGGCGCTGCCCAAGCAGCGCCAGACCCTGCTCTTCTCGGCCACCTTCTCCGACGAAATCCGCAGCCTGGCCAAGGGCCGCCTGCGCGATCCGCTGTCGATCGAGGTCAGCCCGCGCAACAGCACCGTCAAGGCGGTCAAGCAGTGGGTCGTACCGGTCGACAAGAAGCGCAAGCCGGAATTGTTCCTGCGCCTGCTCAAGGACCGCAAATGGGGCCAGGTGCTGGTCTTCGTCAAAACGAAAAAAGGCGCCGATGAACTGGTCGCCACGCTGCTCGCCAAGAAGATCCCGGCCGACGCGATCCACGGCGACAAGCCGCAGGCCAGCCGCCAGCGCGCGCTCGACAGCTTCAAGGCAGGCGAGGTGCAGATTCTCGTCGCCACCGACGTCGCGGCGCGCGGTATCGATATCGACGACCTGCCGCAGGTGATCAATTTCGACCTGCCCATCGTCGCCGAGGATTACATCCATCGCATCGGCCGCACCGGCCGGGCCGGCGCCAGCGGCGAGGCGATCTCGCTGGTCTGCGCCGACGAGGCACCGCTGCTCGCCGCCATCGAAACCCTGACCAAGCAGACGCTGAGTCGCGACGAGGAACCCGGTTTCGAGCCGGATCACCGCGTGCCGATGACCAACGGCGCCGGTCAACTGGTCAAAAAGCCGAAAAAACCCAAGGTGCCGGGCGGCCGCGCCGGCAAGGGCGTACCGAGCAACTGGGTCGGCTTCGACGATGCACCGGCCAAAGGCGGCCGGCGCGGCAGCGGTCGACCGGCCACTGGCGGCAAAAAGCCGGCCGCCAAACGCTGA
- a CDS encoding PAS domain S-box protein produces the protein MNREQILSILYDLSLAIGSEIHLDALLKRTLQRLLFHTSFPAGVVLVDQESSEFGMAATLAAAVGDHVLAERCGSRFNLPDGLLGGKVEMLADAALLDVLSLDQRYGHCLRLPVDARTSILLLSPEAFVSVLPLTQIFQPVLANLARAITLCRNNERLTVALAADRDDARAELAVALAQSERERAFLDSLYEAIPDLVWVKDTDGVYLSCNPTFSRLYNARAHEIVGRRDVDFVSQELADFFREKDRAAASAGVPTINEEWLTFADNGYRGLFETIKTPMRGDDGQLIGILGISREITERRRIEEALRSSEAELARHHQQLESQVAERTRDLAAANARLEQTQFAMDRVGIGIHWVDCATGHLLYVNQAAADMLGYSRAEMQTLNVADIDPAFPATNFAEVTAQMQQSMSSFDTENRHRDGRLIPVNITLHYRAATAAEPACFISFVRDISELKKAEQHLLLAKEAAEAATRAKSVFLANMSHEIRTPMNAILGTVHLMRRAGLSEEQTGQMGRIENASQHLLSVIDDILDLSKIEAGKLELEEVALDPNGIMHEVAQMLAERARSSGLSVRVEGDVLPAGLLGDATRLKQALINYANNAIKFTERGSVCLRGRVLEDSPQGVLLRFEVEDSGIGIAPAALGRLFNPFAQADASTTRKYGGTGLGLAITKHIAELMGGQAGAVSTPGRGSVFWITARLKRQAVAAAVPESIREGDAEAVLLGEFAGSHILLVEDDPINREVAIMLLEDVGLVIDIAEDGIAAIEQLERHAYDLILMDMQMPRLDGLGATARIRQMACGQSVPILAMTANVFAEDKENCLAAGMNDFVSKPVDPAVLYQTLLYWLQSARQAVGKG, from the coding sequence ATGAACCGCGAACAGATCCTCAGCATCCTTTATGACCTGTCGCTGGCGATCGGCAGCGAGATTCATCTTGATGCCCTGCTCAAGCGCACCCTGCAGCGTCTGCTGTTCCACACCTCGTTTCCGGCCGGTGTCGTGCTGGTCGATCAGGAGAGTTCGGAATTCGGGATGGCGGCGACGCTTGCTGCTGCTGTCGGTGACCATGTCCTGGCCGAACGCTGCGGCAGCCGTTTCAACCTGCCTGACGGCCTGCTTGGCGGCAAGGTCGAGATGCTGGCCGATGCGGCGCTGCTCGACGTCCTGTCGCTCGATCAGCGTTATGGCCATTGCCTGCGCCTGCCGGTCGACGCCCGGACTTCGATACTTTTGCTCTCGCCCGAGGCGTTTGTCAGTGTTCTGCCGCTGACTCAGATCTTTCAGCCGGTGCTGGCCAATCTGGCGCGCGCGATCACGCTGTGCCGCAACAACGAGCGTTTGACCGTGGCGCTGGCGGCTGACCGTGACGATGCCCGCGCCGAACTGGCCGTGGCTCTGGCGCAAAGCGAGCGCGAGCGGGCCTTTCTCGACAGCCTTTACGAGGCCATTCCCGATCTGGTCTGGGTCAAGGATACGGACGGTGTTTATCTGTCATGCAATCCGACCTTCTCGCGCCTTTACAACGCCCGCGCTCATGAGATCGTCGGGCGTCGGGATGTCGATTTCGTCAGCCAGGAGCTTGCCGATTTCTTCCGGGAAAAGGACCGGGCGGCAGCATCGGCCGGTGTGCCGACGATCAACGAGGAATGGCTGACCTTCGCTGACAATGGCTATCGTGGCCTGTTTGAAACGATCAAGACGCCGATGCGTGGCGATGATGGCCAGCTGATCGGGATTCTCGGCATCTCCCGCGAAATCACCGAGCGGCGGCGCATCGAGGAGGCCTTGCGGAGCAGCGAGGCGGAACTGGCGCGGCATCACCAGCAGCTGGAAAGCCAGGTTGCCGAACGGACGCGCGATCTGGCTGCGGCCAACGCCCGCCTCGAGCAGACGCAGTTCGCGATGGATCGCGTCGGCATCGGCATCCACTGGGTTGATTGTGCGACCGGACATCTGCTCTATGTCAATCAGGCGGCGGCCGACATGCTGGGTTACAGCCGTGCCGAAATGCAGACGCTCAATGTGGCGGACATCGACCCCGCATTCCCGGCCACGAATTTTGCCGAAGTGACGGCGCAGATGCAGCAGAGCATGAGCAGTTTCGATACCGAGAACCGGCATCGCGACGGGCGCCTGATTCCGGTCAATATCACCCTGCATTACCGCGCAGCGACGGCGGCGGAGCCGGCCTGTTTCATTTCTTTCGTGCGCGACATCAGCGAGCTGAAGAAGGCCGAGCAGCATCTGCTGCTCGCCAAGGAAGCCGCCGAGGCGGCGACGCGCGCGAAGAGCGTCTTCCTCGCCAACATGAGCCACGAGATCCGGACGCCGATGAATGCCATCCTTGGCACCGTGCATCTGATGCGCCGGGCCGGACTGAGCGAGGAGCAAACCGGCCAGATGGGGCGGATCGAGAATGCGAGCCAGCATTTGCTGTCGGTGATCGATGACATCCTCGACCTGTCCAAGATCGAGGCCGGCAAGCTGGAGCTGGAGGAAGTTGCGCTTGACCCGAATGGCATCATGCATGAGGTGGCCCAGATGCTGGCCGAGCGTGCCCGTTCGTCCGGGCTTAGCGTACGGGTCGAAGGCGATGTCCTGCCGGCTGGCCTGCTCGGCGATGCGACGCGGCTCAAGCAGGCGCTGATCAATTACGCCAACAATGCGATCAAGTTCACCGAGCGGGGTTCGGTCTGTCTGCGCGGGCGTGTGCTGGAAGACTCGCCGCAGGGCGTGCTGTTGCGTTTCGAGGTTGAGGACAGCGGTATCGGCATCGCACCGGCGGCGCTGGGGCGTTTGTTCAATCCCTTTGCGCAGGCCGATGCATCAACCACCCGCAAATATGGCGGTACCGGGCTCGGGTTGGCGATCACTAAGCATATTGCCGAGCTGATGGGCGGCCAGGCCGGCGCAGTCAGTACGCCGGGACGGGGCAGCGTTTTCTGGATCACCGCCCGCCTGAAACGGCAGGCCGTGGCGGCCGCTGTGCCGGAGAGCATCCGGGAAGGCGATGCCGAAGCGGTGTTGCTCGGGGAGTTTGCCGGCAGTCATATCCTGCTGGTCGAAGATGATCCGATCAATCGCGAGGTGGCGATCATGCTGCTCGAGGATGTCGGCCTGGTCATCGACATTGCCGAAGACGGCATCGCCGCCATCGAGCAACTCGAGCGGCATGCCTACGACCTGATCCTGATGGACATGCAGATGCCGCGTCTGGATGGCCTGGGCGCCACGGCCCGCATCCGCCAGATGGCTTGCGGCCAGTCGGTGCCGATTCTGGCGATGACCGCCAACGTCTTTGCCGAGGACAAGGAGAATTGCCTGGCTGCCGGCATGAACGACTTTGTCAGCAAGCCGGTCGATCCGGCGGTGCTCTACCAGACACTGTTGTACTGGCTGCAGAGCGCGCGGCAGGCCGTCGGCAAGGGCTGA
- a CDS encoding DEAD/DEAH box helicase: protein MTATTLDNFTEDDLIDWLGEEELAKARPYVDLVQDLDIESERVRAIVPGSARKPYTSIARIVQHKDGNVSLISGCTCAAGVDCKHVAAILLKTIEERNPVERVSPGVLSWVEDLRRASVAVAKKKARPSGARQQLFYILKWTADQRHFGVEIRKGKYPENAEEWWKIDRALVTPPQFVNEEDLVILRLLWADRGHESGLRAFALGPKHGTEALQRIAASHRLYSGDDLSLPLNAGPVRPAGIGWQIDTAGFQRPFLKPEPAADMIVTVDPPWYLDFNAGETGPLEVTGNPSVVSRLFSLPPLSAKEAALVAEALCELAPELPPPAEDASERLRLIDAPLQAILQLDTLHTHGNRAWRGYAQNFNGGPFDIARVVFRYADADIRPDERHEFITLPEGETVRLKRRPEAEAAALKVLSGSGLEKIPGHTLSTFGSPPQGIYGLAEEGYWANFMQDGCERLKAAGWQIEFPEDFRHHVLDVDGWEADLVEADNGWFNLDMGIIVEGQRLPLAPLLAGLFRRDARWLEALQLAFIPDDEPVELQTANGKRLRVPAGRIKPLAATLIDLFDGFSGGNTLRLSRFDAPRLAELNDISRWQFKGQGDILALADKLRLAQGIVDIEPPAGLGLELRPYQKEGLAWLQFLRQQNLSGILADDMGLGKTAQTLAHLLLEKEAGRLDKPALIVLPTSLIFNWKNEAARFAPALKVLSLHGPERKSRFGEIAEHDVVMTTYPLLWRDADVLMQHSYHLLILDEAQTVKNAQSQSAEAVRKIDARHRLCLTGTPLENHLGELWSQFDFLLPGFLGTSKQFTKHWRTPIEKLGDTQRRDLLARRIRPFILRRKKEDVAQELPPKTIIIRSVELEGSQRDLYETVRAAMDAKVRDEIAQRGFARSQIVILDALLKLRQVCCDPRLVKATAATKVRERAKLDLLMAMLPELVDEGRKILVFSQFTSMLALIEDELNAIGIPYALLTGSTDDREAPIRRFQEGEVPVFLISLKAGGVGLNLTAADTVIHYDPWWNPAVENQATDRAHRLGQDKPVFVYKLIVGGSIEEKILALQERKAELAAGILSDDHRVDVKFGTDDLAALFEPLPS, encoded by the coding sequence AAGAAGAACTCGCCAAGGCCCGCCCCTACGTTGATCTGGTCCAGGACCTGGACATCGAAAGCGAGCGCGTCCGCGCCATCGTGCCCGGCTCGGCCCGCAAGCCCTACACCTCGATCGCCCGCATCGTGCAGCACAAGGATGGCAACGTTTCGCTGATCAGCGGCTGCACCTGTGCGGCCGGCGTCGATTGCAAGCACGTCGCGGCCATCCTGCTGAAGACCATCGAGGAGCGCAATCCGGTCGAACGGGTCAGCCCCGGCGTCCTCTCCTGGGTCGAAGACCTGCGCCGCGCCTCGGTTGCCGTCGCCAAGAAGAAAGCCCGGCCGAGCGGCGCCCGGCAGCAACTCTTCTACATCCTGAAATGGACCGCCGACCAGCGTCATTTCGGCGTCGAGATCCGCAAGGGCAAGTACCCGGAAAATGCCGAGGAATGGTGGAAGATCGACCGCGCCCTGGTCACGCCGCCGCAGTTCGTCAACGAGGAAGACCTCGTCATCCTGCGCCTGCTCTGGGCCGATCGCGGCCACGAAAGCGGCCTGCGCGCCTTCGCCCTCGGCCCGAAACACGGCACCGAAGCACTGCAACGCATCGCCGCCAGTCATCGCCTGTATTCCGGCGACGATCTCAGCCTGCCGCTGAACGCCGGCCCGGTGCGCCCGGCCGGCATCGGCTGGCAAATCGATACGGCCGGCTTCCAGCGCCCCTTCCTCAAGCCGGAACCGGCCGCCGACATGATTGTGACGGTCGACCCGCCCTGGTATCTCGATTTCAATGCCGGCGAAACCGGCCCGCTCGAAGTCACCGGCAATCCGTCGGTGGTCAGCCGCCTGTTCAGCCTGCCGCCGCTCTCCGCCAAGGAAGCGGCGCTGGTCGCCGAGGCCTTGTGCGAACTGGCACCGGAGCTGCCGCCGCCGGCCGAAGATGCCAGCGAACGCCTGCGCCTGATCGACGCGCCGCTGCAGGCCATCCTCCAGCTCGACACCCTGCACACGCACGGCAACCGCGCCTGGCGCGGCTACGCGCAGAATTTCAACGGCGGCCCGTTCGACATCGCCCGCGTCGTCTTCCGTTATGCCGATGCCGACATCCGGCCCGACGAACGCCACGAATTCATCACCCTGCCCGAAGGCGAGACGGTGCGCCTGAAACGCCGCCCGGAAGCCGAAGCCGCCGCGCTCAAGGTGCTCTCCGGCAGCGGCCTGGAGAAGATTCCCGGCCACACGCTGTCCACCTTCGGCAGCCCGCCGCAGGGCATCTACGGTCTGGCCGAAGAAGGCTACTGGGCCAATTTCATGCAGGACGGCTGCGAACGGCTCAAGGCAGCCGGCTGGCAGATCGAATTCCCCGAGGATTTCCGCCACCACGTACTCGACGTCGACGGCTGGGAAGCCGACCTCGTCGAAGCCGACAACGGCTGGTTCAACCTCGACATGGGCATCATCGTCGAAGGTCAGCGCCTGCCGCTGGCACCCTTACTGGCCGGCCTTTTCCGGCGCGATGCGCGCTGGCTGGAAGCCCTGCAACTGGCCTTCATTCCCGACGATGAGCCGGTCGAGCTGCAAACCGCCAACGGCAAGCGCCTGCGCGTTCCGGCCGGGCGCATCAAGCCGCTCGCCGCAACGCTGATCGACCTGTTCGACGGTTTCAGCGGCGGCAACACGCTGCGTCTGTCGCGCTTCGACGCACCGCGTCTGGCCGAACTGAACGACATCAGCCGCTGGCAGTTCAAGGGCCAGGGCGACATCCTGGCGCTCGCCGACAAGCTGCGCCTGGCGCAGGGCATCGTCGACATCGAACCGCCGGCCGGTCTCGGCCTCGAATTGCGTCCGTACCAGAAGGAAGGTCTTGCCTGGCTGCAGTTCCTGCGCCAGCAGAACCTTTCCGGCATCCTCGCCGACGACATGGGCCTCGGCAAGACAGCCCAGACGCTGGCCCACCTGCTGCTCGAAAAGGAAGCCGGCCGCCTCGACAAGCCGGCCCTGATCGTCCTGCCGACCTCGCTGATCTTCAACTGGAAAAACGAGGCGGCACGCTTCGCCCCGGCCCTCAAGGTGCTGTCGCTGCACGGCCCGGAGCGCAAGAGCCGTTTCGGCGAGATCGCCGAGCACGATGTCGTGATGACCACTTATCCGCTGCTCTGGCGCGATGCCGACGTGCTGATGCAGCACAGCTACCACCTGCTCATCCTCGACGAGGCGCAGACGGTCAAGAACGCGCAGAGCCAGAGCGCCGAAGCGGTGCGCAAGATCGACGCACGGCATCGCCTGTGCCTGACCGGCACGCCGCTGGAAAACCATCTCGGCGAGCTGTGGAGCCAGTTCGACTTCCTGCTGCCCGGCTTCCTCGGCACCAGCAAGCAATTCACCAAGCACTGGCGCACGCCGATCGAAAAGCTCGGCGACACGCAGCGTCGCGACCTGCTCGCCCGCCGCATCCGCCCCTTCATCCTGCGCCGCAAGAAGGAAGACGTCGCGCAGGAACTGCCGCCCAAGACCATCATCATCCGCTCGGTCGAACTCGAAGGCAGCCAGCGCGACCTCTACGAAACGGTACGCGCCGCGATGGATGCCAAGGTGCGCGACGAAATCGCCCAGCGCGGCTTTGCGCGCAGCCAGATCGTCATTCTCGATGCGCTGCTCAAGCTGCGCCAGGTCTGCTGTGACCCGCGCCTGGTCAAGGCAACGGCGGCCACCAAGGTCAGGGAAAGAGCCAAGCTCGACCTGCTGATGGCGATGCTGCCGGAACTGGTCGATGAAGGGCGCAAGATCCTCGTCTTCTCGCAATTCACCAGCATGCTGGCGCTGATCGAAGACGAACTGAACGCGATCGGCATCCCCTACGCGCTGCTCACCGGCAGCACCGACGACCGCGAAGCGCCGATCCGCCGCTTCCAGGAAGGCGAAGTTCCGGTCTTCCTGATCAGCCTCAAGGCGGGCGGCGTCGGTCTCAACCTGACCGCGGCCGATACCGTCATCCACTACGATCCGTGGTGGAACCCGGCAGTCGAAAACCAGGCCACCGACCGCGCGCACCGCCTCGGCCAGGACAAGCCAGTCTTCGTCTACAAGCTGATTGTCGGCGGCAGTATCGAGGAAAAAATCCTCGCCCTGCAGGAACGCAAGGCCGAACTCGCGGCCGGCATCCTGTCCGACGACCACCGCGTGGACGTCAAGTTCGGCACCGACGACCTGGCGGCGCTGTTCGAGCCGCTGCCCAGCTAG
- a CDS encoding SIMPL domain-containing protein (The SIMPL domain is named for its presence in mouse protein SIMPL (signalling molecule that associates with mouse pelle-like kinase). Bacterial member BP26, from Brucella, was shown to assemble into a channel-like structure, while YggE from E. coli has been associated with resistance to oxidative stress.), with protein MSFRHFTLVALLAGSLPLAHAGALIELSAEASRPAANDLIQAQVYAEANAGNPAEVARLVNRDLNEALKLIKKTTGVTVKSGNQNTYPIYGNGRRIEGWRMRADLLLESKDSAAISELLARLQQMKLALGNVSQMPSPATRKEVEAGVTRDAIRAFEARAAVIAETLGKSYRIKRLSIQQSGFAQPMPMLRAAKMEMASAVAPAPIEAGESQVSTTVSGEIELAD; from the coding sequence ATGTCCTTCCGCCATTTCACCCTTGTTGCACTGCTCGCCGGCAGCCTGCCGCTCGCCCATGCCGGCGCCTTGATCGAACTTTCCGCCGAAGCGAGCCGCCCCGCCGCCAATGACCTGATCCAGGCCCAGGTGTATGCCGAAGCCAATGCCGGCAATCCGGCCGAAGTCGCGCGCCTGGTCAATCGTGACCTCAACGAGGCGCTGAAACTGATCAAGAAGACCACCGGCGTCACCGTCAAGAGCGGCAACCAGAACACCTACCCGATCTACGGCAATGGCCGGCGCATCGAAGGCTGGCGGATGCGCGCCGATCTGCTGCTCGAATCGAAGGACAGCGCCGCCATCTCGGAACTGCTCGCGCGCCTGCAACAGATGAAACTGGCACTCGGCAATGTCAGCCAGATGCCGTCGCCGGCCACGCGCAAGGAAGTCGAGGCCGGCGTCACACGCGACGCAATCCGCGCCTTCGAAGCCCGGGCCGCCGTGATTGCCGAGACGCTGGGCAAGAGTTATCGCATCAAGCGCCTGTCGATCCAGCAGAGCGGCTTCGCGCAACCGATGCCGATGCTGCGCGCCGCCAAAATGGAAATGGCCAGCGCCGTGGCACCGGCCCCGATCGAAGCCGGCGAAAGCCAGGTCAGCACGACGGTCAGCGGCGAAATCGAACTCGCCGATTAA
- a CDS encoding FIST signal transduction protein, protein MRYIELEAGRAGQVLDAWRAEMPLAGVLALLAEADKDKLPLLQAACRDRGIALAGAIFPALVVDQQFVGTGAWLLPFPVMPPVFLLPELNAGELPALARMVAAVRAGLQELPADSAKPTLFLLFDGMLPNVASLLDDLYLDIANRVDYAGVNAGSETFQPMPCLFDAEQVVGNGVLGLLLSGNAGAVLEHGFSSPERAMSATSTAGNRIAMIDWRPAFAVYQEIIKANYGIELSRANFYQYAVHFPFGILCANGEVVVRIPVAVAEDDSLFCVGEVPENAMLVLLKAPSAGENGCIRRLAGKLHAANGDVKDAPLLTFYCAGRRMHLGEAAASELAELYADSGAATMAGALSLGEIGSTVRRGYPLFHNATLVSMPWRPA, encoded by the coding sequence ATGCGCTACATTGAGCTGGAGGCGGGGCGAGCCGGGCAGGTCCTGGATGCGTGGCGGGCAGAAATGCCCTTGGCCGGCGTTCTGGCTTTGCTGGCCGAAGCCGACAAGGACAAATTGCCCCTTTTGCAGGCGGCTTGCCGCGATCGCGGCATCGCACTGGCGGGTGCCATTTTCCCGGCCCTGGTCGTTGATCAGCAATTTGTCGGCACGGGTGCCTGGTTGCTGCCTTTTCCGGTCATGCCGCCGGTTTTTCTCCTGCCGGAGTTGAATGCCGGGGAGCTGCCGGCACTTGCCCGGATGGTCGCGGCAGTGCGTGCCGGTTTGCAAGAACTCCCGGCCGACTCGGCCAAGCCAACGCTGTTCCTGCTGTTCGACGGCATGCTGCCGAATGTCGCCAGCCTGCTCGACGATCTCTATCTCGACATTGCGAATCGCGTCGACTACGCCGGCGTCAATGCCGGCAGCGAAACCTTCCAGCCCATGCCCTGCCTGTTCGATGCCGAGCAGGTCGTTGGCAATGGCGTGCTCGGCCTGTTGCTGTCCGGCAATGCCGGCGCGGTGCTCGAACATGGTTTCAGTTCGCCGGAAAGGGCGATGAGTGCGACGTCGACCGCTGGCAACCGGATCGCGATGATCGACTGGCGTCCGGCTTTCGCCGTTTACCAGGAAATCATCAAGGCCAACTATGGCATCGAGCTGAGTCGCGCCAATTTCTATCAGTACGCGGTGCACTTCCCGTTTGGCATTCTCTGCGCCAATGGCGAAGTGGTGGTCCGCATTCCCGTGGCGGTGGCTGAAGACGATTCGCTGTTCTGCGTCGGCGAGGTTCCGGAAAATGCCATGCTGGTCCTGCTCAAGGCGCCGTCGGCCGGCGAAAATGGCTGCATCCGGCGACTGGCCGGGAAGCTGCACGCTGCTAACGGTGACGTCAAGGATGCGCCCCTGCTGACCTTCTACTGCGCCGGCCGGCGCATGCATCTGGGCGAGGCGGCGGCGAGCGAGCTGGCCGAGTTGTACGCCGACAGCGGCGCTGCGACGATGGCCGGTGCCCTCTCGCTGGGCGAAATCGGCAGTACCGTGCGGCGTGGCTATCCCTTGTTCCACAACGCGACGCTGGTCAGCATGCCCTGGCGGCCCGCATGA
- a CDS encoding c-type cytochrome encodes MAEKHSSTRIMWAVIGIAVALIAVIYPLTVKNSTSAADAVGGNDEADVRIQPVAKFELAKAEAAAASGPRDGATIYNSVCGACHNTGAAGAPKIDDKAAWAPRLATGKAALINSVTNGKNAMPAKGGATLSDEEIKNVVEYVMGKAK; translated from the coding sequence ATGGCCGAGAAGCACTCTTCAACGCGCATCATGTGGGCAGTGATCGGTATTGCTGTCGCCCTGATCGCAGTCATCTACCCGCTCACCGTCAAGAACTCCACCTCCGCGGCCGATGCCGTCGGCGGCAATGACGAAGCCGATGTCCGCATCCAGCCGGTCGCCAAGTTCGAACTGGCCAAGGCCGAAGCAGCCGCTGCCAGCGGCCCGCGCGATGGCGCGACGATCTACAACAGCGTTTGCGGCGCCTGCCACAACACTGGCGCTGCCGGCGCACCGAAGATCGATGACAAGGCTGCCTGGGCACCGCGCCTGGCGACCGGCAAGGCTGCGCTGATCAACAGCGTCACCAACGGCAAGAACGCCATGCCGGCCAAGGGCGGCGCCACGCTGTCCGACGAGGAAATCAAGAACGTCGTCGAATACGTCATGGGCAAGGCCAAGTAA